In Sulfolobales archaeon, the genomic window ATAATAGCCTGGGAGAAGGATCTTGATCTCTGTGGGGGGTTCTGAGAGTTTCTTGGCTACGGCCTATGAGTTTCTATCTAAACTCCCTGGGAAAATAGGTCTAGGAGATATATGCTCAGTAGTGGTCTTCGGTTCAGCTGCAAGACCCTCTGACTTTGTGCCAGGGGTCAGCGATATCGATGTTCTAGTTCTGGTGGAGAAAGCTCCGGAGAAGCGCTTCCACTTCTTAGAGTTTATGGGTACTAGAGTCAACATAGTTGTCTTCACTCCAGAGGATCTGAATCTCTTGATCGAGAAGGGTGATCCCCTGGGCTTCATGCTTAGATACTCCATAGTCCTACTAGATCGTGGATGCCTTGCTCTGATAAAGTCTAGGCCCAGAATAACCCAGTATACTATAAGGACTCTGAGGAAATCAATTTTCGCGGCTCTAGGGCTAGCAGTAGAAAGTTACTATCTAGAAACGCCTAAAGAATCTGTCTCATACCTCTACCACTCGGTGAGGCATCTAGCTAGATATCTCTACTCGCTCAAAGGCGATGAAGAGGGCTTTCCAGTCTCTGATGAGGAGCTGCTATCCAGAAGCCCAGAGGATCTGAGGGAGCTCCTCAAAAAGCTCATCGAAATGAGAAGAAGAGAAACCAGGACAGAAGAACTTAGAAAAGCTATAGAAGAGTCGATAGAGTTGATAGCAAGAAAGCTAGGCCTAGAGAAGACGGGGATCGAAGTGCTTGACAGCCTTGCA contains:
- a CDS encoding nucleotidyltransferase domain-containing protein gives rise to the protein MATAYEFLSKLPGKIGLGDICSVVVFGSAARPSDFVPGVSDIDVLVLVEKAPEKRFHFLEFMGTRVNIVVFTPEDLNLLIEKGDPLGFMLRYSIVLLDRGCLALIKSRPRITQYTIRTLRKSIFAALGLAVESYYLETPKESVSYLYHSVRHLARYLYSLKGDEEGFPVSDEELLSRSPEDLRELLKKLIEMRRRETRTEELRKAIEESIELIARKLGLEKTGIEVLDSLADKLLAVVACEEDTWLVFRVELMSTTGLKRLRLRGSEATEVEDILCNQN